The following are encoded in a window of Pelecanus crispus isolate bPelCri1 chromosome 6, bPelCri1.pri, whole genome shotgun sequence genomic DNA:
- the DMAC2L gene encoding ATP synthase subunit s, mitochondrial: protein MLLGEAAQPARSLRKLPPGTCRRFWGWLNAVFNKVDYERIQAVGPDRAASEWLLRCGALVRYQGYQKWQQDYNGLPTGPLGKYKIEAINATDSCIMYRGFDYLDGLEHVTEITLQKCIYIQDQCLQRLSETKNLQKSLLQLKIISCGNVTDKGIIALHKLMNLEYLYLSDLPGIREKETTVHVLQQALPNLELELDLE, encoded by the exons ATGCTGTTGGGAGAAGCCGCGCAGCCGGCGCGCAGCCTCCGCAAGCTGCCGCCGGGCACCTGCAGGCGCTTCTGGGGCTGGCTGAACGCCGTGTTCAACAA AGTGGACTACGAACGCATACAAGCCGTCGGCCCTGACAGGGCAGCCTCAGAGTGGCTGTTGCGATGCGGCGCCCTGGTACGCTATCAAGGCTATCAGAAGTGGCAGCAGGACTACAACGGTCTCCCAACGGGGCCCTTGGGGAAATACAAGATAGAAGCAATTAATGCCACTGACTCCTGCATCATGTACAGAGGATTTGACTATCTGG ATGGTCTTGAACACGTTACAGAAATCACGCTGCAGAAGTGTATTTACATACAGGACCAGTGTCTGCAGAGGCTCAGCGAGACGAAGAATCTACAGAAGAGTCTTCTCCAGCTGAAGATAATTTCCTGCGGGAACGTCACAGATAAAGGCATCATTGCACTTCACAAGCTGAT gaACCTTGAATATTTGTATCTGAGCGACCTTCCTGGaataagagagaaagaaactacTGTTCACGTCCTTCAGCAGGCGCTGCCAAacctggagctggagctggattTAGAATAA